The Drosophila mauritiana strain mau12 chromosome 2R, ASM438214v1, whole genome shotgun sequence genome has a segment encoding these proteins:
- the LOC117135685 gene encoding uncharacterized protein LOC117135685 — translation MERGTSGGQQQQHQQQQQSSHHHHQQQQSSHHQQQHAHHQQQRHHQHVVAVHSFDPYLTVGGADEEHTSGTSSFDNPATKKKPPKLKPIHRSLSMAIDNYAPSSGDLDMDLDMEMGMEMGMDMDLDMEMDLEGEGIIISEKPLIHRSASPLPHPRSGALPPQTLAIPAQQQQQHILSHPSQRGGGGGTGSGAVSPALSARQQHHHLLQQQQQQQHHQQQQHQQQQQQHQLHLHTFQQLAAQAAAARHQTTHQQHSLSHRQHPQQHTHPHQQLQHPHPHQHAHSKSSPTSHAVSPVLGQQHRQQPDIYLVSSSSSLGDGVGVGSLGVGMGMGMGRSLGGSTSPIQFIDVDDMPNPTVAPHQRPMHPLKKNLFRRSDTIDVHPSTNFQMKKTHSFHAQQDPAALDQIQLAVAAGSATSSRRTSSVRGNFLMPGPPAGAKEISRSPSPSRRGCRSHRSFNDPGRRPSVKPDSVVESQIRHPSLNDDLMEPMNGRNLFAAPTNLSLENELFVDTRSRSNSHTKMEELGLAEITAAAVAVQRLRKSSGAGSFEDATAGHSATHPPSAANSIKQKRDSHHPHTRQVSTHSLELDGRPSTSAAAAAAAAGGHGLQLHSAAAAASAAYHFKRGAQHGRSLYLSPSNLEELAVHRPGVLAAAAAFQGTNASASVKQAKALHSASVRLRSYRETLSASKKSKSFIGDASAGSGPQAGDDFELSSPHRRNSRPLSTVVPGSSIEEIKRSPRPISASAAAAAFLEEKRPSFERKSSLTYDHELSDAAFAAQVLRPFHHKLAAGRKGSVTGGSHKLKKKSLSDDTDEDEAADRKRKRIVCIVLSTVLLCLVCASVFVLTITLTSSSGQGGKKAHSFSRDTPVHWTGMRPS, via the coding sequence ATGGAGCGCGGCACCAGCGgtggtcagcagcagcagcaccagcagcagcagcagtcatcgcaccaccaccaccagcagcagcagtcgtcgcaccaccagcaacaacacgcgcaccaccagcagcagcgacacCACCAGCATGTCGTCGCCGTGCACAGCTTCGATCCGTATCTGACCGTCGGCGGGGCGGACGAGGAGCACACGTCCGGCACCTCGTCCTTTGACAATCCCGCCACCAAAAAGAAGCCGCCCAAGCTGAAGCCCATCCACCGATCCCTGTCCATGGCCATCGATAATTATGCACCGTCTTCCGGGGATCTCGACATGGATTTGGACATGGAAATGGGCATGGAGATGGGCATGGACATGGACCTGGACATGGAGATGGACCTGGAGGGCGAGGGCATCATCATCAGTGAGAAGCCGCTGATCCACCGCTCGGCCTCGCCCCTGCCCCATCCCCGATCCGGAGCCCTACCCCCGCAGACCCTAGCTATCCCagcacaacagcaacagcaacatatTCTATCCCATCCCAGCCAGcgtggcggcggtggtggcacCGGCAGTGGTGCCGTTTCCCCAGCCCTTTCTGCCCGCCAGCAACACCATCACCtcctccaacaacaacaacaacaacaacaccaccagcaacaacaacaccaacaacaacaacagcaacatcagttGCACTTGCACACTTTTCAGCAACTTGCCGCACAGGCAGCTGCTGCACGGCATCAAACAACCCACCAGCAGCATTCACTATCGCACCGCCAACATCCGCAACAACATACGCATCCAcatcaacagcttcaacatccgcatccgcatcagCATGCGCACTCGAAGAGCTCACCAACCTCACACGCGGTTAGCCCGGTGCTGGGCCAACAGCACCGCCAGCAGCCGGACATTTACCtggtcagcagcagcagcagcctggGCGATGGTGTCGGTGTGGGCAGCTTGGGcgtgggcatgggcatgggcatggggcGATCGTTGGGCGGGAGCACATCGCCCATTCAGTTCATCGACGTGGACGATATGCCCAATCCGACGGTGGCCCCGCATCAGCGCCCAATGCATCCGCTGAAGAAGAACCTGTTCCGGCGATCCGACACCATTGACGTCCATCCGTCTACCAATTTTCAGATGAAGAAAACGCATTCCTTCCACGCGCAACAGGATCCCGCCGCCCTGGACCAAATCCAGCTGGCCGTAGCAGCCGGCTCGGCGACCTCCAGTCGTCGCACCAGTTCGGTGAGGGGCAACTTCCTAATGCCCGGTCCACCGGCCGGCGCCAAAGAGATATCCCGCTCACCGTCGCCCAGCCGACGGGGCTGTCGCTCCCACCGATCGTTCAACGATCCGGGTCGGAGGCCCAGCGTGAAGCCGGACTCGGTGGTGGAATCGCAGATACGACATCCCTCCCTGAACGATGACCTCATGGAGCCGATGAACGGTCGGAATCTCTTTGCGGCACCCACCAATCTGTCGCTAGAGAATGAGCTGTTCGTGGACACGCGTTCGCGCAGCAACAGTCACACCAAGATGGAGGAGCTTGGTCTGGCGGAGATCACCGCCGCTGCCGTGGCCGTGCAGCGATTGCGCAAGAGCTCCGGAGCAGGATCCTTTGAGGATGCAACCGCCGGCCACAGTGCCACCCACCCGCCTTCAGCAGCAAATAGCATCAAGCAGAAGCGGGACTcacaccacccacacaccCGCCAAGTTAGCACTCACAGTTTGGAGCTAGACGGACGACCATCGACCTctgcggcagcggcagccgcagcagccggcGGACATGGCCTGCAGCTCCACAGcgcggcggcggcggccagTGCAGCGTACCACTTTAAGCGGGGCGCTCAGCACGGACGGTCGCTCTACCTGTCGCCCAGCAATCTGGAGGAGCTAGCCGTCCACCGGCCAGGTGTTCTGGCTGCAGCAGCGGCTTTCCAGGGCACAAACGCCAGTGCCAGTGTTAAGCAGGCCAAGGCCCTGCACAGCGCCAGCGTACGACTCCGCAGCTATCGGGAGACACTGAGCGCCTCCAAGAAGTCCAAGAGCTTCATCGGAGACGCCAGCGCTGGCAGCGGTCCGCAGGCGGGCGACGACTTCGAGCTGAGCTCGCCCCACCGACGCAACAGTCGCCCGCTATCCACAGTTGTGCCTGGGTCCAGCATCGAGGAAATCAAGAGGAGTCCTCGACCCATTTCCGcttcggcggcggcggctgcctTCTTGGAGGAGAAGCGACCCAGCTTCGAGAGGAAATCCTCGTTGACGTACGACCACGAGCTAAGCGATGCCGCCTTTGCGGCCCAGGTGCTGAGGCCCTTCCACCACAAACTGGCTGCCGGAAGGAAGGGGTCCGTGACCGGAGGCTCGCACAAACTGAAGAAGAAGTCGCTGAGCGATGACACCGACGAGGATGAGGCGGCGGATCGCAAGCGCAAGCGGATCGTCTGCATTGTCCTGTCCACGGTCCTGTTGTGCCTGGTGTGCGCCAGCGTTTTTGTGCTGACCATCACGCTGACCTCCAGCTCCGGCCAGGGCGGAAAGAAGGCGCATTCGTTCAGCAGGGACACCCCCGTCCA